Below is a window of Zygosaccharomyces rouxii strain CBS732 chromosome C complete sequence DNA.
TGTCATTTGGTTGGTTTTTGGAATAATAGAGTTTTGTATTTAACAGAAAATGCAGTGTTTTGCTTATCAGACTCCACCATATGGAGAATGCAGCAAATCTGTGGAAAGTTCTCCAAGAGCATCGAGTAATTTGGAGAGAAATGTTTTTAACGAGTCTTTGGTGGATAGAATGGCACTTTTCTTGACTCTGAATACAAAGACTACCGCAAAGGATGATTATAAAAGTATTCGCAGATTTTTGAAGGAACTTTTGAGGAGGTCACAGTGTAATAGGAGATCGGCACTTTTGGCTGCAGCATATGTGGAGAATATTTATCAGACTATGGGAGACGAAAATGGGGATGATTTTGCGAAATGCGCAAAGAAAGTGTATCTGTCCTGTCTGATCATATCAAACAAGTTCCTCAATGATAAAACATTGTCGTTTAGAACCTGGCGCCTTGTTTCTGGGCTAACGCCGGCTGAAATGTCGACTATGGAACGTTGGTGTTTGGACAAGTTGGATTATCACCTTTACATCAAGGATGCAGAGTTATACGATTTAGAGAAAAGGATGAGAGCATTGTCTAAATTTAAATAATCGTATATGTATCAAGCTTTCTTGGTTTTTTACATTTTTATTTTCGTCATTAGAACTTGCATGTTTTAACTATTAATTCCGCTAGTCTTTCCAAGGCTTGCTTATCGGTTTCGCCGAATCCTTCTAGGTCAAGACAGTCGATATCTATAACACCTAGTGTCTTGCCTTCTTTTACGATAGGGACAACGATTTCGCTCTTTGTTTCTCCATCACATGCAATGTGGTCAGGATGCTTGTTGACATCAGGCACCACTTGTGTAACTTGGTCAGATGCAGCTTTACCACAAACACCTCTGCcaaattcaatggattgACAGGCGACCTTACCCTGGAATGGTCCCAATAGCAATTGACCTTCACTAGCAGTTATGTAGAAACCAGACCAATTAACTGGAACATTAAGCGAGTGGTAGGCATACCAAATCAACGACGATgcattggataaattggcAACCCAATTGTCTTGTTCAGAGCTGAGAGCTTCATAATGTTGAAGTAGCAATTCTAATGATTCTTTCCTATCATTAGACTGgaaattggtaaaatcAGCATGATGGGCCATGGTTAGTGGTGCTGTTGAGTGTCGGTGAAGcgtgtgtgtgtgtgtgtgtgtgtggCTTCAGACGTACTTAATTTACTCCTGCTAAACAAATGGTAGAGAGTCACAAGGGAAGTTGTCGCAAGATTGGATATAAGTGTAAATAATGAATTCAGAAGCGCCAAAGAGATGCAGAATTGACAGAACTCTAGGTACTCGAGATGCTCTTTGCTTGTTCTCAGTCTATTGTAGTTcgagaaaaagaaaaaattaatttgaaTGAAACGGACAGGAATTGAACCTGCAACCCTTCGATTGCCAATTCCGGAAATTTCCAGGATCTAACTGGAGTCGAAAGCTCTACCATTGAGCCACCGCTTCACTGTCCATCTGTTGAAGGGAGTTCATTTTTTGGCACTTTTGCTTTCTTAAGCTAATTGGGTGATTTGAAACATCGTATGTTCTTGCATATGGGCATTGATACTTAATTTAAGGGACTATGATACTACTAAGGTTTTTGATCTATCTATCAGAGCATTAGACGTTCTGTTGAAAATCCAAAGTGAGATTTTCAAGCAAAGATAAACATTATGTTGGATTTGTATCTAATCATTCTCTCCGAACTCGATATGTGAGAATCCACTAGATCCTCGCTTAAGAAGCCTCAAAGTTATCAGAAAGGACCTGCTTTTTACCGGCTATGTCCACCAGAATTCAAGCTCGATTATGAGCTAAGAATGtttatgatttttttcttacACTGTTATGTACGCAGAGAATATACTTTGGACAACCAAAGGGATGGTAAACGTAGCCTAAAATTATCTAGACTACCCTTTTTTGACCATATTTTATGTGAAATACCCTTTAAAGAAGTCCCCATACGATATGAGCCTATTCAACTTGGATTGGCCGGAGCCTTATATGGTATGAAATACTATCCTTAAGCGCCTAAAAGCGCATAAGTCCAAATAAAGACAAAGAATACTTTGCTGAAAAGCTTCGTGACCTAGTTGCTTCTGGTATAAGCATTCCTGAATCGAGGAAGGACGAAATTTTAGGTCGAGGAAAGAAGGAATCAGTTGTTACCAAAACGATCAGTGAAAGCTTCATTGATCCTGTGAATGCAAGATCTCGATTACAGcgattctttgaaaaccTTTAAGATTGCACTTTGGTTTGTGTAAAGTAAAAATCCTTATATCTTCCAAAACAATTTTAGGACAATCCCACAAACTACAAATTATTGCCGCCAATGTCCGGGAGCTCTGGGTAGGAGATGGCGTCTAATATGATTGCCAACGAAACAGGGTATGGTTGTGATGAAAGGATGCGATGGTACCAGGGCACTTATTTAGGAGGATCGTTTCAGCGCTTCGGGATGACCCAGAAGCCTCCAAGGCTCAGCTCGGGCAATGCAGGAAGCTTGCAATCTGTTTACTGAGTCATAAGCGTGAACAAGAGGTTCTTATCATACAAACGAAAGACACTCGTGCTCGGTTATATCTAGATCCCAAACGGTGCTTTGAGAACAGCTGggaattttaccatctaGAGGTGTCAGATGTAAACAAAATGGGCGATTAAAAGTAAGCCTTAGATCAAACAACCCTGGCCATCTTTCTGGATTTTGGGTGAATATCAAACTAACCTCGAGAGATAATgctttggaaaattttcaattacAGGTTAGGTACGACGTTCGAGGTAAAGACACCAACAAAAGAGGAGGCTCTGAGAAGGATCCTGAGGATCAGAGTGAAAATGAGCCTGACAATGAGCGCAGCGAATAAACTCGAATACTAAGCTAGATCTCCGTCAGACTATGGTGCTATGTAAAATTATGAAAGAACAGTGATCCATATAGACCAAAAGTTGCAGTGTAGAGGACAGACGAATTAACGTTTAGGAAGTCGTCTGGCACTTTCGACAAGATTGTGAGTACATCATAGACCTAAAATGGAAATGCATACGGTATGGACAAGAGGACCAATTGAAGGCCACTGAGATAGCATGGGCAGCTACATGGATACTACTTCATGAAAAATGTACGATGAAAGAACATCTGCttctttcatcaaatcGTTCTCTTATCACCGTCTAAAGTGATCCCGAGATCCGGCCTGACTACCTATTTCTATGCCCTCTTGCCGCCCACCTCCATCCTCTCTAACACTCGGATATTATAAAGAGTACTATAGTTAGGTCAATTATATGCTGTGCGTTGTCTGGTTCTGGGGTTTGCATTCTCTCAATTACCTAGTGACCCAGGCAACATTTGCTTTCTCGAGCTAGTATCTGTCCTGCGAATGGCACTGGT
It encodes the following:
- the PCL5 gene encoding Pcl5p (some similarities with uniprot|P38794 Saccharomyces cerevisiae YHR071W PCL5 Cyclin interacts with Pho85p cyclin-dependent kinase (Cdk) induced by Gcn4p at level of transcription specifically required for Gcn4p degradation may be sensor of cellular protein biosynthetic capacity), which codes for MQCFAYQTPPYGECSKSVESSPRASSNLERNVFNESLVDRMALFLTLNTKTTAKDDYKSIRRFLKELLRRSQCNRRSALLAAAYVENIYQTMGDENGDDFAKCAKKVYLSCLIISNKFLNDKTLSFRTWRLVSGLTPAEMSTMERWCLDKLDYHLYIKDAELYDLEKRMRALSKFK
- a CDS encoding L-methionine (R)-S-oxide reductase (similar to uniprot|P36088 Saccharomyces cerevisiae YKL069W Hypothetical ORF) — protein: MAHHADFTNFQSNDRKESLELLLQHYEALSSEQDNWVANLSNASSLIWYAYHSLNVPVNWSGFYITASEGQLLLGPFQGKVACQSIEFGRGVCGKAASDQVTQVVPDVNKHPDHIACDGETKSEIVVPIVKEGKTLGVIDIDCLDLEGFGETDKQALERLAELIVKTCKF